A genome region from Methanolinea sp. includes the following:
- a CDS encoding translation initiation factor IF-2 subunit alpha, with protein sequence MTERKEWPENGELVVCTVTDVKDFAAFVSLDEYPGRIGLIPISEVATGWIKYIRDHVREGQKVVCKVLHVDPSRGHIDLSLKDVNEHQRREKIREWKNEQKAKKWIGFAAAAAGEKAEDIEAAIYSRYGDLYSVFEDIVAGEDIAASLPLSPAALSALVQVARENVKIPRVEVTGTLVLTSDKPDGVNIIRRALRSAEPKIPNVEIELTYLGAPNYRIKVTADNYKAAEKAIEKAASAAIGVIERAGGVGKFVKKPKSGKVT encoded by the coding sequence ATGACAGAGAGGAAGGAGTGGCCGGAGAACGGGGAACTGGTCGTCTGCACGGTCACCGACGTGAAGGACTTCGCGGCGTTCGTCAGCCTCGACGAGTACCCCGGGCGAATCGGCCTCATCCCCATCTCCGAGGTGGCGACCGGCTGGATCAAGTACATCCGCGACCACGTCCGCGAGGGCCAGAAGGTCGTCTGCAAGGTGCTCCACGTCGACCCCTCCCGAGGGCACATCGACCTCTCGCTCAAGGATGTGAACGAGCACCAGCGCCGCGAGAAGATACGGGAATGGAAGAACGAGCAGAAGGCGAAGAAGTGGATCGGCTTTGCCGCGGCGGCCGCGGGTGAGAAGGCCGAGGACATCGAGGCTGCCATCTACTCCCGGTACGGCGACCTCTACTCGGTCTTCGAGGACATCGTCGCGGGCGAGGACATCGCGGCGTCCCTCCCCCTCTCCCCCGCCGCCCTCTCCGCGCTCGTGCAGGTCGCCCGCGAGAACGTGAAGATCCCGCGCGTGGAGGTCACGGGGACGCTCGTCCTCACCTCGGACAAGCCCGACGGCGTGAACATCATCAGGCGGGCACTCCGTTCCGCGGAGCCCAAGATCCCGAACGTCGAGATCGAGCTCACGTACCTCGGTGCCCCCAACTACCGGATCAAGGTGACGGCCGACAACTACAAGGCTGCCGAGAAGGCGATCGAGAAGGCTGCCTCCGCGGCCATCGGGGTCATCGAGCGTGCCGGCGGCGTGGGCAAGTTCGTGAAGAAACCAAAGTCCGGGAAGGTCACATGA
- a CDS encoding DNA primase small subunit PriS: MKAATFEFLRQRFSSYYGKAPLLSPPSVPQREWAFVFLEMDAETTRMRRHLAFATREELFAYVRGMVPAHAYYSTAYYERPDAPTMQEKGWLGADLIFDLDADHLMRGPYDRMLGRVREETEKLLEMLTLELGFAEADIEVVFSGGRGYHVHVRDPSVRDFGSSERREIVDYVCGIGLDPARILSRRAHSPRGWYHRYIDALAEYLLWLESLGEGERRDALTALEGVGRTTADEFARRIPSLLSALSGGSPGITLRDPVVARVVRGLMADRNGRFAAMLRERAALADEPVTTDTKRLIRMPSSLHGGSGLRVTPLAPRELPDFDPLVDAVVFSEREVAIEVAFPLAMPMLGSVHRLEKGTARVPEALAVFLCCRGAAEIAGVGGG, from the coding sequence ATGAAGGCGGCCACATTCGAGTTCCTGCGGCAGCGTTTCTCCTCGTACTACGGGAAGGCCCCCCTCCTCTCCCCCCCGTCCGTCCCCCAGCGCGAGTGGGCGTTCGTCTTCCTCGAGATGGACGCGGAGACCACGCGCATGCGCCGCCACCTCGCGTTTGCCACCCGCGAGGAACTCTTCGCCTACGTGAGGGGGATGGTCCCCGCCCACGCCTACTACTCGACGGCCTACTACGAGAGGCCCGATGCCCCCACGATGCAGGAGAAGGGGTGGCTCGGCGCAGACCTCATCTTCGACCTCGACGCGGACCACCTCATGCGGGGCCCCTACGACCGGATGCTCGGGCGCGTGAGGGAGGAGACGGAGAAACTCCTCGAGATGCTCACCCTCGAGCTCGGGTTTGCCGAGGCCGACATCGAGGTCGTCTTCTCGGGGGGGAGGGGCTACCACGTCCACGTCCGGGACCCTTCCGTCAGGGACTTCGGGAGCAGCGAGAGGAGGGAGATCGTCGACTACGTCTGCGGCATCGGCCTCGATCCCGCGCGGATCCTCTCGCGCCGCGCACATTCGCCCCGCGGGTGGTACCACCGCTATATAGATGCACTCGCAGAGTACCTCCTATGGCTGGAGAGCCTCGGGGAAGGCGAGAGGAGGGATGCGCTCACGGCGCTCGAGGGGGTGGGCAGGACGACCGCCGATGAGTTCGCCCGGCGGATCCCGTCGCTCCTCTCCGCCCTCTCGGGTGGATCCCCCGGGATCACCCTCCGCGACCCCGTCGTCGCGCGGGTGGTGCGCGGCCTCATGGCCGACAGGAACGGGAGGTTTGCTGCGATGCTCCGGGAGAGGGCTGCCCTCGCCGACGAGCCGGTGACGACCGACACGAAGAGGCTGATCCGGATGCCCTCGTCCCTCCACGGCGGGAGCGGGCTCCGGGTGACCCCCCTTGCGCCCCGGGAACTCCCCGACTTCGACCCCCTCGTCGACGCGGTCGTCTTCTCCGAGCGGGAGGTCGCAATCGAGGTCGCGTTCCCCCTCGCGATGCCGATGCTCGGGTCGGTCCACAGGCTCGAGAAGGGGACCGCGCGGGTACCCGAGGCGCTCGCGGTCTTCCTCTGCTGCCGCGGCGCGGCGGAGATCGCGGGGGTGGGGGGCGGGTGA
- a CDS encoding TrkA family potassium uptake protein, which produces MYIIIVGLGGIGRSLTQLAVERGNNVVIIDRDEQRCSEILEHYDVLAVTGNATDKSILEDAGIDRADALVATTSDDSVNLMTCWLAKRFKVPNVVSIVNQKEHSDLFAEVGVKISENPDELVAQRLYYWAENPQMQQLASIPGGTIFEVVAEKGAPIVDHEIRELKVKDFVFIAIRRAGGELIIPSGNVKIRPGDVITVFTKKEAEEECLATLNKQLRASQK; this is translated from the coding sequence ATGTACATCATCATCGTGGGGCTCGGCGGGATAGGGAGGAGTCTCACCCAGCTCGCGGTGGAGCGTGGCAACAACGTGGTGATCATCGACCGCGACGAGCAGCGCTGCAGCGAGATCTTGGAACACTACGATGTACTCGCGGTCACGGGGAACGCGACCGACAAGTCTATCCTCGAGGACGCCGGGATCGACAGGGCCGACGCCCTCGTCGCGACGACGAGCGACGACTCCGTGAACCTCATGACCTGCTGGCTCGCGAAGAGGTTCAAGGTCCCCAACGTCGTCTCGATCGTGAACCAGAAGGAACACTCCGACCTCTTTGCCGAGGTGGGCGTCAAGATATCCGAGAACCCCGACGAACTCGTCGCCCAGAGGCTGTACTACTGGGCCGAGAACCCGCAGATGCAGCAGCTCGCGTCGATCCCGGGCGGGACGATATTCGAGGTCGTCGCGGAGAAGGGCGCGCCCATCGTCGACCACGAGATCCGTGAGCTCAAGGTGAAGGACTTCGTCTTCATCGCGATACGGAGGGCCGGGGGCGAGCTGATCATCCCGAGCGGGAACGTGAAGATCCGGCCCGGCGACGTCATCACGGTCTTCACGAAGAAGGAGGCAGAGGAGGAGTGCCTCGCCACCTTAAATAAGCAGCTGCGCGCCTCACAGAAATAG
- a CDS encoding 30S ribosomal protein S27e: MVRAIRENRSKFFKVKCPDCENEQVVFEKASTRVDCIVCGRVLAEPAGGKARLQAEILATYE, from the coding sequence ATGGTCAGAGCGATCCGCGAGAACAGGAGCAAGTTCTTCAAGGTGAAGTGCCCGGACTGCGAGAACGAGCAGGTCGTCTTCGAGAAGGCGAGTACAAGGGTGGACTGCATCGTCTGCGGGAGGGTCCTCGCCGAGCCCGCGGGCGGGAAGGCACGGCTGCAGGCCGAGATCCTCGCGACGTACGAGTGA
- a CDS encoding PHP-associated domain-containing protein, which yields MDLPCDLHVHSLFSIATSRKMVPAAILGACRVKGLSAVGSGDAFHPAWRRMWGEALPREGGADTCVVPSAEVEDRDRVHHLVLMEDFPSFRDLARDLSISAPQVGSTGRPRLPLTGEEIARAVHGRGGLVGPAHAFTPWTSLYAVHDSIADCYGGEQPDFLELGLSADTSYGAGIPHLSGIPFISSSDAHGPDTWRIGREFVVLSVREETPAGVLDALRRGEIVRNVGLFPEEGKYNRTACCRCYLQFEAGDPAISGGKCPRCGGRVKKGVRDRARELSTGTPGPRPPYLHMVPLAEIVARVLGVSSAGARSVSAVHARLVGTFGNEIAVLTEVPVAEIAGVDPGVAAAVDALRAGRVVLSPGGGGRYGSVSFA from the coding sequence ATGGATCTCCCCTGCGACCTGCACGTCCACTCCCTTTTTTCCATCGCCACGTCGCGGAAGATGGTCCCCGCCGCGATCCTCGGCGCGTGCAGGGTAAAGGGCCTTTCCGCCGTCGGGAGCGGCGACGCGTTCCACCCCGCGTGGCGCAGGATGTGGGGGGAAGCGCTCCCCCGGGAAGGGGGGGCGGACACCTGCGTCGTCCCCTCCGCCGAGGTCGAGGACAGGGACCGCGTCCACCACCTCGTCCTGATGGAGGATTTCCCGTCGTTCCGTGACCTCGCGCGGGACCTCTCGATCTCTGCGCCGCAGGTCGGGTCCACGGGCCGCCCGAGGCTCCCCCTCACGGGGGAGGAGATCGCGCGGGCCGTGCACGGGAGGGGAGGGCTCGTCGGCCCGGCCCACGCGTTCACCCCGTGGACGTCCCTCTACGCGGTGCACGACAGCATTGCCGACTGCTACGGGGGCGAGCAGCCTGACTTCCTCGAGCTCGGGCTCTCCGCCGACACCTCGTACGGCGCGGGGATCCCGCACCTCTCCGGCATCCCGTTCATCTCGAGTTCCGACGCCCACGGCCCCGACACGTGGAGAATCGGGCGGGAGTTCGTCGTCCTCTCCGTCCGGGAGGAGACGCCCGCCGGCGTCCTCGACGCCCTGCGGAGGGGGGAGATCGTCCGCAACGTCGGGCTGTTCCCCGAGGAGGGGAAGTACAACAGGACGGCGTGCTGCCGGTGCTACCTCCAGTTCGAGGCGGGGGATCCCGCCATCTCCGGCGGAAAGTGCCCCCGCTGCGGCGGGCGCGTGAAGAAGGGGGTGCGGGACAGGGCGCGCGAGCTCTCGACCGGGACGCCGGGACCAAGGCCGCCCTACCTCCACATGGTCCCGCTCGCCGAGATCGTGGCGCGGGTCCTCGGGGTCTCCTCTGCCGGGGCTCGGTCCGTCTCCGCGGTGCACGCGAGGCTCGTCGGGACGTTCGGCAACGAGATCGCGGTCCTCACGGAGGTCCCGGTCGCCGAGATCGCGGGCGTCGATCCGGGGGTCGCCGCAGCGGTGGACGCCCTCCGGGCGGGGAGGGTGGTCCTCTCCCCCGGCGGGGGCGGGAGGTACGGGTCGGTCTCCTTCGCGTGA
- a CDS encoding YcaO-related McrA-glycine thioamidation protein yields MILRPCRKAYDNETQRTAPPEETLARVEKVLPAAGITRVADITSLDRVGIPVFSSIRPTAGKGAISVYNGKGATPTEAKVSAIMEGIERYSAEVPEGAELRFGRYPDVGRDVPALDPATLILPRGRDPGMQVHWVEGYDILQGEEILVPASAVFHPLPPMYPSLFRTSTNGLASGNTVEEAVFHALMEVIERDAWSLVEASRDTGPRVTAVSDCLAADLLSRFSSAQVEVHVKNITSDLGIPTFAAVSDDAQLRDPALLTIGMGTHTSARIALLRALTEVAQSRLTQIHGAREDTDTADLKRRAGYERVRRMNAYWFDGRAEIPFDSVPSCDTDDFLSDIRVALDRVRGAGLERVIVVDLTRPEIGVPVVRVIVPGLEVFAMDPERMGERCRAARNRRLPRPQL; encoded by the coding sequence ATGATCCTCCGGCCCTGCAGGAAAGCCTACGACAACGAGACCCAGAGGACGGCGCCGCCGGAAGAGACGCTCGCCCGCGTGGAGAAGGTCCTCCCCGCCGCGGGCATCACGCGGGTCGCGGACATCACGAGCCTTGATCGGGTGGGAATCCCCGTCTTCTCGAGCATCAGGCCCACCGCGGGGAAGGGCGCGATCTCGGTGTACAACGGGAAGGGGGCGACGCCGACGGAGGCGAAGGTCTCCGCGATCATGGAGGGGATCGAGAGGTACTCTGCCGAGGTCCCCGAGGGGGCGGAACTCCGGTTCGGGAGGTACCCGGACGTCGGGAGGGATGTCCCCGCCCTCGATCCCGCCACCCTGATCCTCCCGAGGGGGAGGGACCCGGGGATGCAGGTCCACTGGGTGGAAGGGTACGACATCCTCCAAGGGGAGGAGATCCTCGTCCCGGCGAGCGCGGTCTTCCACCCCCTCCCCCCGATGTACCCCTCGCTCTTCCGGACGTCGACGAACGGCCTTGCCTCGGGCAACACGGTCGAGGAGGCGGTCTTCCACGCCCTCATGGAGGTCATCGAGAGGGACGCCTGGTCGCTCGTCGAGGCGAGCCGCGACACCGGCCCCCGCGTGACCGCGGTGAGCGATTGCCTCGCCGCCGACCTCCTCTCGCGCTTTTCGTCCGCGCAGGTCGAGGTCCACGTGAAGAACATCACGAGCGACCTTGGGATCCCCACGTTCGCGGCGGTCTCGGACGACGCCCAGCTCCGCGACCCCGCCCTCCTCACCATCGGGATGGGGACACACACGAGCGCGCGGATCGCGCTCCTCCGGGCCCTCACCGAGGTTGCCCAGAGCCGCCTCACCCAGATCCACGGCGCCCGGGAGGACACGGACACCGCGGACCTCAAGAGGAGGGCAGGGTACGAGAGGGTGCGGAGGATGAACGCGTACTGGTTCGACGGGAGGGCAGAAATCCCGTTCGACAGCGTCCCCTCCTGCGACACGGACGACTTCCTCTCCGACATCAGGGTCGCGCTCGATCGGGTACGGGGCGCGGGGCTGGAGAGGGTCATCGTCGTCGACCTCACGCGCCCCGAGATTGGGGTCCCGGTCGTCCGCGTCATTGTCCCCGGGCTCGAGGTCTTCGCCATGGACCCCGAGAGGATGGGGGAGAGGTGCCGTGCCGCGCGGAATCGTCGTCTTCCTCGGCCCCAGCTGTGA
- a CDS encoding proteasome assembly chaperone family protein, whose product MDDITVTFTGGDPEDFRAPVLIEGLPGIGHVGKLVAEHMIHELSARKVAVIESIYFPPQVIILENGTVRLANNEVYHAEAGGKRLLFLVGDYQSTSGEGHYLLADAYLSLARDLGVGRVYTLGGYGVGHLVDVPRVLAAVNREELRAEVEAAGAVISPDEPGGGIVGAAGLLLGLGTKYGMEGICLMGETSGYLVDPKSAARVLSVLCTLLEIEVDATTLEERGRELEHVIERLVDTERSMRDEELRYFV is encoded by the coding sequence ATGGACGACATAACCGTCACGTTCACGGGGGGCGACCCGGAGGATTTCAGGGCGCCGGTCCTGATCGAGGGGCTGCCGGGGATCGGGCACGTCGGCAAGCTCGTCGCCGAGCACATGATCCACGAGCTCTCGGCGCGCAAGGTCGCCGTGATCGAGTCGATCTACTTCCCCCCGCAGGTCATCATCCTCGAGAACGGGACGGTCCGGCTCGCGAACAACGAGGTGTACCACGCCGAGGCCGGGGGGAAACGGCTCCTCTTCCTCGTCGGCGACTACCAGAGCACATCGGGCGAGGGGCACTACCTCCTCGCCGACGCGTACCTCTCCCTCGCCCGCGACCTCGGCGTCGGGAGGGTCTACACGCTCGGGGGCTACGGTGTCGGGCACCTCGTGGACGTCCCGAGGGTCCTTGCGGCTGTCAACCGGGAGGAACTCAGGGCCGAGGTCGAGGCCGCGGGCGCGGTCATCAGCCCTGACGAGCCGGGAGGGGGCATCGTCGGGGCCGCGGGGCTGCTCCTGGGGCTCGGCACGAAGTACGGCATGGAGGGGATCTGCCTCATGGGCGAGACGAGCGGGTACCTCGTGGACCCTAAAAGCGCCGCGCGCGTCCTCTCGGTGCTCTGCACGCTCCTCGAAATCGAGGTCGACGCGACCACCCTCGAGGAGCGGGGGCGCGAGCTTGAGCACGTGATAGAGAGGCTGGTCGACACGGAGAGGAGCATGCGCGACGAGGAACTCCGGTACTTCGTCTGA
- a CDS encoding site-2 protease family protein, with amino-acid sequence MHWLFWVALAIFLYAAVAAYAYSRKAALAGEGAGHGGGEKSPWDAVVFYGPVMALKTERVGFFDRYARHARFLRAYATVGVAMVAVISAGIAAILFLSVRLTFLFKPEPTGIYAPQNIFLIPGINEYVPSTLAVWFAFVLTIAVHEWGHGILCRVENIRVRSMGALLAVIPVGFFVEPDEEELERTRGMPKIRMFGAGITNNIVVGIACFVAMVLLFGMVVPTESPVIAGVYKDYPAWQAGVPTPSVIAAIDGIPVGSRDDVSRILASSRPGDRVTLTVRTESGTADYPLVLSEWPKELGAREAGFMGISYYDGALVKQAVRESLSLPGLIGFLTIPFDPGTAGRVLRVLAFETPETGYYEEPFPMFWGIIHLLFWCAWININVGIFNAIPMVPLDGGYILKEAVERLFERLGLSNLALPVVSLVSSVMVVMLLSLVLLPYVLHM; translated from the coding sequence ATGCACTGGCTCTTTTGGGTCGCCCTCGCCATCTTCCTCTACGCGGCCGTGGCCGCCTACGCCTATTCCCGCAAGGCGGCGCTCGCGGGGGAGGGGGCAGGTCACGGCGGGGGAGAGAAGTCGCCGTGGGACGCGGTCGTCTTCTACGGTCCCGTCATGGCCCTCAAGACCGAGCGGGTCGGTTTCTTCGACAGGTACGCCCGCCACGCCCGGTTCCTGCGGGCCTACGCGACGGTCGGGGTCGCGATGGTCGCCGTCATCTCGGCCGGGATCGCCGCGATCCTCTTCCTCTCGGTCCGGCTCACCTTCCTCTTCAAACCGGAGCCGACCGGGATCTACGCGCCCCAGAACATCTTCCTCATCCCCGGGATCAACGAGTACGTCCCGTCCACCCTCGCGGTCTGGTTCGCGTTCGTCCTCACGATCGCGGTCCACGAGTGGGGGCACGGCATCCTCTGCCGCGTGGAGAACATCCGGGTCCGGAGCATGGGGGCCCTCCTCGCGGTCATCCCGGTGGGATTCTTCGTGGAGCCCGACGAGGAGGAGCTCGAGAGGACGCGGGGGATGCCCAAGATCCGCATGTTCGGCGCGGGCATCACGAACAACATCGTGGTGGGAATCGCCTGCTTCGTCGCCATGGTCCTGCTCTTCGGGATGGTCGTTCCGACGGAGAGCCCCGTGATCGCGGGCGTGTACAAGGATTACCCCGCGTGGCAGGCGGGCGTCCCAACCCCGTCCGTGATCGCCGCGATCGACGGCATCCCGGTCGGGAGCAGGGACGACGTCTCGCGCATCCTCGCCTCGTCCCGCCCGGGCGACCGGGTCACGCTCACGGTCAGGACGGAGTCGGGGACCGCCGATTACCCGCTCGTCCTCTCGGAGTGGCCAAAGGAACTCGGGGCCCGCGAGGCGGGGTTCATGGGGATCTCGTACTACGACGGTGCCCTCGTGAAACAGGCGGTCCGCGAGAGCCTCTCTCTCCCGGGGCTCATCGGGTTCCTCACCATCCCCTTCGACCCCGGCACCGCGGGGAGGGTGCTGCGCGTCCTCGCGTTCGAGACGCCCGAGACGGGGTACTACGAGGAGCCGTTCCCGATGTTCTGGGGGATAATCCACCTCCTCTTCTGGTGCGCGTGGATCAACATCAACGTCGGGATATTCAACGCGATCCCGATGGTCCCCCTCGACGGCGGGTACATCCTGAAGGAGGCAGTGGAGCGGCTCTTCGAGCGGCTCGGCCTTTCGAACCTCGCCCTCCCGGTCGTCTCGCTCGTCTCCTCCGTGATGGTGGTGATGCTCCTCTCGCTCGTCCTCCTCCCCTACGTCCTCCACATGTGA
- a CDS encoding 50S ribosomal protein L44e: MKMPQKIRTYCPFCRTHQTHEVEKVRKGKTSGLHWIDRQKARRSTVGNMGKFSKVPGGDKPTKRIHVRYRCSTCGKAHQRPGVRAGKFELVE; encoded by the coding sequence ATGAAGATGCCACAGAAAATCAGGACATACTGCCCGTTCTGCCGCACCCACCAGACCCACGAGGTGGAGAAGGTCAGGAAGGGGAAGACCTCGGGTCTCCACTGGATCGACAGGCAGAAGGCGAGGAGGAGCACCGTCGGGAACATGGGCAAGTTCTCGAAGGTCCCCGGCGGCGACAAGCCGACGAAGAGGATCCACGTCCGGTACAGGTGCAGCACCTGCGGCAAGGCGCACCAGAGGCCGGGGGTCCGGGCCGGGAAGTTCGAGCTCGTGGAGTGA
- a CDS encoding NAD(P)/FAD-dependent oxidoreductase, producing the protein MRARYDVLVVGGGPGGAIAARTAARAGLSVLLVEKRPAIGAPVRCAEGIGREALAEFVEPDPRFISAELKGAEIVSPSGSVLRLRSEKAGAKVGYILDRKVFDRELVWQAAEAGADVAVKTRASAPVLEGGVVKGAVLKHCGETVEVRADVVIAADGIESKFSRWCGIDTTVPVREIMTSAQYLMTDIDIDPAVTVFYVGNAVAPQGYLWVFPKGERSANVGIGISGAKSGPGHRAIDYLDRFVASKFPDGKAIELVVGGVSVCQPLPCTAADGLMVVGDAARVVDPLTGGGIYNAMFTGRLAAETAVSAVSAGDCTREALMAYDRGWRESSVGKTIARNWHLKEYFVKMSDEKLDALISSASAMDLDEFSTLTLVKELVKRNPLLLGDLAKLSFLFL; encoded by the coding sequence ATGAGGGCGCGGTATGACGTGCTCGTCGTCGGCGGCGGGCCCGGCGGCGCGATCGCCGCGCGGACCGCGGCGAGGGCAGGCCTCTCCGTCCTCCTCGTGGAGAAACGCCCCGCGATCGGGGCGCCCGTGAGGTGCGCGGAGGGAATCGGCAGGGAGGCGCTCGCCGAGTTCGTGGAGCCCGACCCGCGGTTCATCTCGGCCGAGCTGAAGGGCGCCGAGATCGTCTCGCCCTCGGGATCCGTCCTCCGCCTCCGGTCCGAGAAGGCAGGGGCCAAGGTGGGCTATATCCTCGACAGGAAAGTATTCGACCGCGAGCTCGTCTGGCAGGCGGCAGAAGCGGGGGCAGACGTCGCCGTCAAGACGCGGGCGTCGGCCCCGGTCCTCGAGGGCGGCGTGGTGAAGGGCGCGGTCCTCAAGCACTGTGGGGAGACGGTGGAGGTCCGCGCGGACGTCGTGATCGCGGCCGACGGCATCGAGTCGAAGTTCTCGCGGTGGTGCGGGATCGACACGACCGTCCCCGTGCGGGAGATAATGACCTCGGCCCAGTACCTGATGACGGACATCGACATCGACCCGGCCGTCACGGTCTTCTACGTCGGCAACGCGGTCGCGCCGCAGGGGTACCTGTGGGTCTTCCCAAAAGGGGAGAGGTCCGCGAACGTCGGGATCGGGATCAGCGGGGCAAAGAGCGGCCCCGGCCACAGGGCCATCGATTACCTCGACCGGTTCGTCGCCTCGAAGTTCCCGGACGGCAAGGCGATCGAGCTCGTGGTGGGAGGGGTCTCGGTCTGCCAGCCGCTCCCCTGCACGGCCGCGGACGGCCTCATGGTTGTCGGGGACGCCGCGAGGGTCGTTGACCCCCTCACGGGCGGCGGCATCTACAACGCGATGTTCACGGGCCGCCTCGCGGCGGAGACGGCGGTCTCCGCGGTATCGGCCGGGGACTGCACGAGGGAGGCACTCATGGCGTACGACAGGGGCTGGCGCGAGTCTTCGGTGGGAAAGACGATCGCGCGGAACTGGCACCTCAAGGAGTACTTCGTGAAGATGTCCGACGAGAAGCTCGACGCCCTGATCAGCTCCGCGTCGGCGATGGACCTCGACGAGTTCTCCACCCTCACCCTCGTAAAAGAGCTCGTGAAGAGGAACCCGCTGCTCCTCGGCGACCTCGCGAAGCTCTCGTTCCTATTTCTGTGA
- a CDS encoding RNA-protein complex protein Nop10 — MSGRLRRCPRDRTYTLKSSCPACGEPTVPAHPARFSPDDRLARYRRIARGWTT; from the coding sequence ATGAGCGGCAGGCTGAGGCGCTGCCCGCGGGACCGGACGTACACGCTCAAGTCCTCCTGCCCCGCCTGCGGGGAGCCGACCGTCCCGGCGCATCCCGCGCGTTTCTCGCCCGACGACCGTCTCGCCCGGTACAGGAGGATCGCACGCGGATGGACGACATAA
- a CDS encoding TfuA-related McrA-glycine thioamidation protein, with product MPRGIVVFLGPSCERETAERILPAEFRPPAARGDIAAAAGSGAQVIALIDGVFFQECAVGHREILSALSRGIRVIGASSMGALRAAELDTLGMEGVGLIYRLYRDGTLVSDDEVALVYDPETFAPLSEPLVNIRCTLRRARESGILSRDEAKVLLESARSLYFPERTYPQVCRQAEGRLSAETCRRFLEFARVHAVDQKRADAIEALAVARERAREAGVLG from the coding sequence GTGCCGCGCGGAATCGTCGTCTTCCTCGGCCCCAGCTGTGAGAGGGAGACCGCGGAGCGGATCCTCCCGGCGGAGTTCCGCCCGCCCGCGGCGAGGGGGGACATCGCGGCCGCCGCCGGGAGCGGTGCCCAGGTTATCGCGCTGATCGACGGCGTCTTCTTCCAGGAATGCGCGGTCGGGCACCGCGAGATCCTCTCCGCCCTCTCGCGGGGCATCCGGGTCATCGGTGCATCGAGCATGGGTGCACTCCGCGCGGCGGAGCTCGACACGCTCGGGATGGAGGGGGTCGGGCTCATCTACAGGCTGTACAGGGACGGGACCCTCGTCTCGGACGACGAGGTCGCGCTCGTCTACGATCCCGAGACCTTCGCGCCCCTCTCCGAGCCGCTCGTCAACATCCGCTGCACCCTGCGCAGGGCGAGGGAGTCGGGGATCCTCTCCCGGGACGAGGCGAAGGTACTCCTCGAGTCGGCGCGGTCCCTCTACTTCCCCGAGAGGACGTACCCGCAGGTCTGCAGGCAGGCGGAGGGGAGGCTTTCTGCGGAGACGTGCCGGCGGTTCCTCGAGTTCGCGCGCGTGCACGCCGTGGACCAGAAGAGGGCGGACGCGATAGAGGCACTCGCCGTGGCAAGGGAGCGCGCGCGGGAGGCAGGGGTCCTCGGCTGA
- the rnhB gene encoding ribonuclease HII, with the protein MICGVDEAGKGAVIGPLVVAAVGCAHEEDLASLGVRDSKTLTPRQREVLAGEIRRSFPVATVVLSPAEIDGRGTGMNELVARCHASAIARISPSLAVVDACDVNAERYGEMVSRFLPVPCRVVSRHHADRDHPAVSAASIVAKVERDGIVGRLREEWGDFGSGYPSDPATVRFLARHVREKGTVPPIARRSWETTRAIVSRAEQSDLSPFL; encoded by the coding sequence ATGATCTGCGGGGTCGACGAGGCGGGGAAGGGCGCGGTCATCGGTCCCCTCGTGGTCGCCGCCGTGGGCTGTGCGCACGAGGAGGACCTCGCCTCCCTCGGGGTGAGGGATTCAAAGACGCTCACGCCCCGCCAGCGCGAGGTCCTCGCGGGGGAGATCCGCCGGTCGTTCCCGGTCGCGACGGTCGTCCTCTCGCCCGCGGAGATCGACGGGCGGGGGACGGGGATGAACGAGCTCGTCGCGAGGTGCCACGCGTCCGCCATCGCGCGGATCTCGCCCTCCCTCGCCGTCGTGGACGCGTGCGACGTGAACGCGGAGCGGTACGGGGAGATGGTCTCCCGCTTCCTCCCTGTCCCCTGCCGCGTCGTCTCCCGCCACCACGCCGACCGGGACCACCCCGCGGTCTCTGCCGCGAGCATCGTCGCGAAGGTCGAGAGGGACGGGATCGTGGGCCGCCTCCGGGAGGAGTGGGGGGACTTCGGGAGTGGCTACCCGTCGGACCCCGCCACGGTCCGGTTCCTCGCGCGGCACGTCCGGGAGAAGGGGACGGTCCCCCCCATCGCGCGGAGGAGCTGGGAGACGACGAGGGCGATCGTCTCCCGGGCCGAGCAGAGCGACCTTTCTCCCTTCCTCTAG
- a CDS encoding 4Fe-4S binding protein, which produces MLHISREVCGYCGCCVSVCPQGALELIDAYLEVGENCTGCGICAKVCPLGALEVRDEGAV; this is translated from the coding sequence ATGTTGCACATATCTCGGGAAGTCTGCGGGTACTGCGGGTGCTGCGTCTCCGTCTGCCCGCAGGGGGCGCTCGAGCTGATCGATGCCTACCTCGAGGTCGGCGAGAACTGCACGGGGTGCGGCATCTGCGCGAAGGTATGTCCGCTCGGGGCACTGGAGGTGAGGGATGAGGGCGCGGTATGA